A single Ziziphus jujuba cultivar Dongzao chromosome 11, ASM3175591v1 DNA region contains:
- the LOC125419687 gene encoding desmethylxanthohumol 6'-O-methyltransferase-like, which yields MEKAEADASVKGQAEIWRQMSAFVGSMVLKCAVELRIADIIHAHGSPITLSQIASGITDSPSLNISFLERIMRFLVLKNIFTAHHQPSSDGGETLYGLTHQSKWLLWDSKPSLVSFILFQNYPTMINSWHCLSQCVKDGGLAFKKANGCEIWEYMSKNPEFNNLFNNAMATTVPILMDVVLPAYKDELSKIGSLVDIGGGTGGVMREIVKAHPHIKGINFDLPHVIAIAPLYEGLTHTGGNMFDGVPKADAVLLKTVLHDWGDEECVKILKNCRKAIPEKTGKVIIMEIVIDEEDHNVFKEPQIMIDVTMMVFTAGKERTEMQYKKLLEEGGFPRYKIIRLPAKECIIEAYPI from the exons atggaaaaagcagAAGCCGATGCATCAGTAAAAGGCCAAGCAGAGATTTGGAGGCAAATGAGTGCATTTGTAGGCTCAATGGTTTTGAAATGTGCTGTGGAGCTTCGCATTGCCGACATTATACACGCTCATGGTAGTCCCATCACTTTGTCTCAGATAGCTTCCGGTATTACCGATTCACCATCTCTTAATATCTCCTTCCTCGAACGCATTATGAGATTCCTAGTCCTTAAAAACATCTTCACCGCGCATCATCAACCTTCATCGGACGGTGGAGAAACGTTGTACGGTCTCACACATCAATCCAAATGGTTATTATGGGACTCAAAACCAAGCCTTGTATCATTCATATTGTTCCAAAATTATCCAACAATGATTAATTCATGGCATTGCCTAAGCCAATGTGTGAAAGATGGTGGACTCGCTTTTAAGAAGGCAAACGGCTGTGAAATTTGGGAGTACATGTCGAAAAATCCGGAGTTCAACAACTTGTTCAACAATGCAATGGCAACCACCGTCCCAATTCTAATGGATGTGGTTTTACCAGCATATAAAGATGAGCTTAGTAAAATAGGATCTTTGGTGGACATCGGAGGTGGAACTGGAGGAGTTATGCGTGAGATTGTGAAAGCTCATCCACACATCAAAGGCATCAATTTTGATCTTCCACATGTCATTGCCATAGCTCCTCTTTATGAAGGTCTCACTCACACTGGAGGCAATATGTTTGACGGTGTTCCTAAAGCCGATGCTGTTTTGCTTAAg ACCGTACTACATGATTGGGGTGATGAAGAAtgtgtgaaaattttgaaaaattgtcgAAAAGCAATACCTGAAAAAACtggaaaagttattattatggAGATTGTTATTGATGAGGAAGACCATAATGTATTCAAGGAGCCGCAAATCATGATAGATGTAACAATGATGGTATTTACTGCTGGAAAAGAGAGAACAGAGATGCAATATAAGAAGTTGTTAGAGGAAGGAGGTTTCCCTCGTTACAAAATCATCAGACTTCCAGCTAAAGAATGCATTATTGAAGCGTATCCTATATGA